A genomic region of Methanothermobacter thermautotrophicus str. Delta H contains the following coding sequences:
- the thsA gene encoding thermosome subunit alpha, whose amino-acid sequence MAQGQQPIFILPQDTSRYVGREAQRINILAGKVLAETVRTTLGPKGMDKMLVDSLGDIVITNDGVTILREMDISHPAAKMLVEVAKTQEDEVGDGTTTAVIIAGELLKEAEKLIEMGVHPTIIALGYRNAALKAQEILEEISMEASDRDTLMKVAITAMTGKGSERAKEKLAELVVDAVMQVEEDGEIDKDNINIQRIQGASVNESRIVNGIVIDKSRADTSMPKRIEKARIALLKYPIEVKDLETDAKIRLTDPSQMQAFIEQEEQMIRDMVEKIKSSGANVVFCQKGIDDLALHYLSREGIMALKRVKKSDIKRIEKATGARLVTNIDDLTAEDLGEAGVIYEKKIFDEVLTFIEECRDPKAISIILRGSTKHVAEEMERALEDAIGVVASTLEDREVVAGGGAPEVEIARKLREYADTISGREQLAVSAFADALEIVPKTLAENAGLDSIDVLVDLRAAHEESPYMGIDVFDGNIVDMKEAGVIEPQRVKKQAIQSAAEAAEMILRIDDMIAARGFDVSSKDEEDMEGMGGMGGMPPMM is encoded by the coding sequence ATGGCACAGGGACAGCAGCCCATATTCATATTACCACAGGATACAAGCCGTTACGTTGGAAGGGAAGCACAGAGAATCAACATCCTTGCGGGTAAGGTTCTTGCAGAGACTGTGAGGACAACCCTTGGACCCAAGGGTATGGACAAGATGCTTGTTGACTCCCTTGGAGACATCGTGATTACAAATGATGGAGTTACGATCCTCAGGGAAATGGACATCTCACACCCCGCAGCAAAAATGCTGGTGGAGGTTGCAAAGACCCAGGAAGACGAGGTGGGGGACGGTACAACCACTGCAGTCATAATAGCAGGTGAACTGCTCAAGGAAGCTGAAAAACTCATTGAAATGGGTGTGCACCCAACAATCATAGCACTTGGTTACAGGAATGCAGCACTGAAGGCCCAGGAGATACTTGAAGAGATATCAATGGAAGCAAGCGACAGGGACACCCTCATGAAGGTCGCAATAACTGCAATGACAGGAAAGGGTTCAGAGAGGGCCAAGGAAAAACTTGCTGAACTCGTTGTTGACGCAGTAATGCAGGTCGAAGAGGACGGTGAAATCGACAAGGACAACATTAACATACAGAGGATACAGGGCGCATCAGTGAACGAGTCAAGAATCGTGAACGGCATAGTAATTGACAAGTCAAGGGCAGACACCTCAATGCCAAAGAGAATCGAAAAAGCCAGGATAGCCCTCCTCAAGTATCCGATAGAGGTTAAGGACCTTGAAACCGATGCCAAGATAAGGCTAACAGACCCATCACAGATGCAGGCCTTCATAGAACAGGAAGAGCAGATGATCCGCGACATGGTTGAGAAGATAAAGAGCTCAGGCGCCAACGTCGTGTTCTGCCAGAAGGGTATCGATGACCTTGCACTCCACTACCTCTCACGTGAGGGAATAATGGCCCTCAAGAGGGTCAAGAAGTCAGACATCAAACGTATTGAGAAGGCCACAGGCGCAAGACTCGTCACCAACATAGATGACCTCACAGCAGAAGATCTGGGAGAGGCCGGTGTTATCTACGAGAAGAAGATCTTTGATGAGGTCCTCACATTCATTGAGGAATGCAGGGACCCCAAGGCAATCTCCATAATACTGAGGGGAAGCACGAAGCATGTTGCAGAGGAAATGGAGCGTGCCCTTGAGGATGCAATAGGAGTCGTTGCATCAACACTTGAGGACAGGGAGGTTGTTGCAGGCGGAGGAGCGCCTGAGGTTGAAATCGCCAGGAAACTGCGTGAGTATGCTGACACCATAAGCGGCAGGGAGCAGCTGGCAGTATCCGCCTTTGCAGACGCCCTCGAAATCGTGCCAAAGACCCTTGCAGAGAACGCAGGTCTTGACAGCATCGACGTCCTCGTTGACCTCAGGGCAGCCCATGAGGAATCACCCTACATGGGAATCGATGTCTTCGATGGTAACATCGTCGACATGAAGGAGGCCGGAGTAATCGAACCCCAGAGGGTCAAGAAACAGGCCATCCAGTCTGCAGCTGAGGCAGCTGAGATGATCCTCCGTATAGATGACATGATAGCCGCCAGGGGCTTTGATGTCTCATCCAAGGACGAGGAGGATATGGAAGGAATGGGTGGAATGGGTGGAATGCCCCCCATGATGTAA
- the feoB gene encoding ferrous iron transport protein B, whose translation MKKSEITVALAGNANVGKSVIFNQLTGSNQIVGNWPGKTVERAEGYLKFQGRDIHIIDLPGIYSFSTYSMEEIVSRDFIINEGPDVVINVLDASVLERNLFFTLQLMEMEVPMVICINQVDMARQKGITIDDEKLEKVLGVPVVSTVAVKGRGLQELLRKTVEVADKKTLPRIIEYGEEIETRIGKLMDALPEIPEGYSARWVAIKLLENDPQITAMMPEDVRKLASELAAEIESIHGEPAFSVITSERYAISSMIAAGAQRQEEIKTSLSERLDGFLTHPVYGYISSVLVVGGLLLWTFVVGEFLSDTLTGIFGFFQPVDPKFSGSIESIIWNGAFGGIVAGLTLVIPFVIPFYLMLSYIENSGLLTRVAFMMDAFMRKIGLHGKALIPLILGYGCSVPAIDSTRILETHRERLLAAFAISFAPCAARTILILGLVALFVNVWWAIGLYALDLLIIFIMGKVALKALPGETTGLIMEMHSLKMPSFRVIARQTWTRTRSLIYLVFPIYIIGSALIQLLYALGWLNPISAFMAPLTVGWLKLPVFAGILLILGAVRKEFILLGLVSLVGTNIGAALTAPQILVLTLVGMLYFPCLSTIAILAREFSWRSTSIITLANLGTALFLGGLFARILPLIF comes from the coding sequence ATGAAAAAATCTGAGATAACCGTTGCACTTGCAGGAAACGCCAATGTGGGTAAGAGTGTTATCTTCAACCAGCTGACAGGATCGAACCAGATAGTCGGCAACTGGCCTGGAAAAACCGTTGAAAGGGCGGAGGGGTACCTTAAATTCCAGGGAAGAGACATCCACATAATCGATCTTCCAGGGATATACTCATTTTCAACCTACTCCATGGAGGAGATAGTATCACGGGACTTCATAATCAATGAAGGACCCGACGTTGTCATAAATGTACTTGATGCATCTGTCCTCGAGAGAAACCTTTTCTTCACGCTCCAGCTCATGGAGATGGAGGTCCCCATGGTGATCTGCATCAACCAGGTGGACATGGCCAGACAGAAGGGGATAACGATAGACGATGAGAAGCTGGAGAAGGTTCTTGGCGTGCCGGTGGTATCCACGGTTGCGGTTAAGGGAAGGGGACTCCAGGAACTGCTCCGTAAGACGGTTGAAGTGGCTGATAAAAAGACACTGCCACGGATAATCGAATACGGTGAGGAGATCGAGACCCGTATAGGGAAACTGATGGATGCCCTCCCTGAAATCCCCGAAGGTTATTCAGCCCGATGGGTTGCAATAAAGCTACTGGAAAACGACCCCCAGATAACAGCCATGATGCCTGAGGACGTTAGGAAGCTTGCATCAGAACTGGCAGCTGAAATAGAGTCCATACACGGTGAACCTGCATTCTCAGTTATAACTTCAGAACGTTATGCCATCTCCAGCATGATAGCTGCAGGTGCACAGAGGCAGGAGGAGATCAAAACCTCACTATCAGAGAGACTTGACGGCTTCCTCACACATCCTGTCTACGGCTACATCTCATCTGTTCTGGTTGTTGGAGGACTCCTCCTCTGGACCTTTGTTGTGGGGGAGTTCCTCTCAGACACACTCACAGGGATCTTTGGATTCTTCCAGCCCGTTGACCCCAAGTTCTCAGGTTCCATTGAATCAATAATATGGAACGGGGCCTTCGGGGGTATCGTGGCTGGCCTGACCCTGGTGATACCTTTCGTTATACCGTTCTACCTGATGCTATCCTACATTGAAAATTCAGGTCTTCTCACCAGGGTGGCATTCATGATGGACGCCTTCATGAGGAAGATAGGGCTCCATGGGAAGGCCCTCATACCCCTCATACTGGGTTACGGGTGCAGCGTCCCTGCAATTGACAGTACAAGGATACTTGAGACCCACAGGGAGAGACTCCTTGCAGCCTTTGCAATATCCTTCGCACCCTGCGCTGCAAGGACCATCCTCATCCTTGGACTCGTAGCCCTCTTCGTGAATGTATGGTGGGCCATAGGACTCTACGCCCTGGACCTCCTTATAATCTTCATAATGGGAAAGGTGGCCCTCAAGGCACTTCCCGGGGAAACAACCGGACTTATAATGGAGATGCACTCCCTTAAGATGCCCTCATTCCGTGTCATAGCAAGGCAGACCTGGACAAGGACCAGGTCCCTCATCTACCTTGTATTCCCCATATACATCATTGGAAGCGCCCTGATACAGTTACTATACGCCCTTGGATGGCTCAATCCCATCAGCGCCTTCATGGCACCCCTTACAGTCGGATGGCTTAAACTGCCAGTATTTGCAGGTATACTCCTGATACTGGGCGCCGTCAGGAAGGAATTCATACTCCTCGGGCTTGTGTCACTGGTTGGGACAAACATAGGGGCTGCCCTCACAGCACCCCAGATCCTCGTCCTGACCCTGGTCGGTATGCTCTACTTCCCCTGCCTCTCAACCATCGCAATACTTGCAAGGGAATTCAGCTGGAGGTCCACCTCCATCATAACCCTTGCAAACCTCGGAACAGCATTATTCCTCGGTGGACTGTTTGCAAGGATACTGCCACTGATATTTTAG
- the xth gene encoding exodeoxyribonuclease III, with translation MTVLKIISWNVNGLRAVHRKGFLKWFMEEKPDILCLQEIKAAPEQLPRKLRHVEGYRSFFTPAERKGYSGVAMYTKVPPSSLREGFGVERFDTEGRIQIADFDDFLLYNIYFPNGKMSEERLKYKLEFYDAFLEDVNRERDSGRNVIICGDFNTAHREIDLARPKENSNVSGFLPVERAWIDKFIENGYVDTFRMFNSDPGQYTWWSYRTRARERNVGWRLDYFFVNEEFKGKVKRSWILSDVMGSDHCPIGLEIEL, from the coding sequence ATGACCGTGCTAAAAATAATATCCTGGAACGTCAACGGCCTCAGGGCGGTCCACAGGAAGGGGTTCCTTAAATGGTTCATGGAAGAGAAGCCAGACATCCTGTGCCTTCAGGAGATAAAAGCAGCGCCTGAACAGCTCCCCAGGAAGCTCAGGCACGTTGAGGGTTACAGAAGCTTCTTCACCCCTGCGGAGAGAAAGGGGTACAGCGGGGTTGCCATGTACACAAAGGTACCCCCCTCTTCACTGAGGGAGGGTTTCGGTGTGGAGAGATTCGACACCGAGGGTCGGATACAGATCGCAGACTTTGACGACTTCCTCCTCTACAACATATACTTCCCCAACGGTAAGATGTCAGAGGAGAGGCTGAAGTATAAACTGGAATTCTATGACGCATTCCTTGAGGACGTCAACCGGGAGAGGGATTCGGGGAGGAACGTGATTATATGTGGGGACTTCAACACAGCCCACAGGGAGATAGACCTTGCAAGGCCAAAGGAAAACAGCAACGTATCAGGTTTCCTTCCCGTTGAGAGGGCCTGGATCGATAAATTTATTGAAAATGGGTACGTGGACACCTTCAGGATGTTCAACAGTGACCCCGGACAGTACACATGGTGGAGCTACAGGACAAGGGCCCGTGAGAGGAACGTCGGCTGGAGACTCGACTACTTCTTTGTAAACGAGGAGTTCAAAGGGAAGGTTAAAAGGTCCTGGATACTCTCAGATGTCATGGGCTCAGACCACTGTCCCATAGGACTGGAAATAGAACTATAA
- a CDS encoding DtxR family transcriptional regulator, producing MNLMKHLSENIEEYLETIYRLSDSRKPVTTTDISREMKIAPASVTQMLKKLDSNGYVKYSPYRGAVLTDRGYRIARRITRKHRLLERFLHDVLGIKRERIHRQACEMEHSLSDDAERALCHLLNMPGECPDEKPIPACEFKFQTCEECIEMKDADIEEIGCRDENLKSLTEMDENQSGRVSFIRGDYRVVRRLMDMGITIGAPLTMIKRAPLSGPIEVEIRGSRVALGRDIADNVFIETEG from the coding sequence GTGAACCTAATGAAGCATCTCAGTGAAAATATAGAGGAATACCTTGAAACCATCTACAGGCTCTCGGATTCAAGGAAGCCCGTTACCACCACAGACATCTCCCGGGAAATGAAAATCGCCCCTGCAAGTGTAACCCAGATGCTTAAAAAGCTTGATTCAAATGGATATGTTAAATATTCACCATACAGGGGAGCCGTGCTCACAGATAGAGGATACAGGATCGCCCGTAGAATAACAAGGAAGCACAGGCTCCTTGAGAGATTCCTCCATGACGTTCTGGGAATAAAGAGGGAGAGGATACACCGGCAGGCCTGTGAAATGGAACATTCACTCTCAGACGATGCTGAAAGGGCCCTGTGCCATCTCCTTAACATGCCAGGAGAGTGCCCCGATGAAAAGCCCATACCCGCATGTGAATTCAAATTCCAGACATGCGAGGAATGCATTGAGATGAAGGACGCCGATATCGAGGAAATAGGCTGCCGTGATGAAAACCTGAAATCCCTCACAGAGATGGATGAAAACCAGAGCGGAAGGGTATCCTTCATAAGGGGTGACTACAGGGTTGTGAGGCGGCTCATGGATATGGGGATAACCATTGGAGCCCCCCTTACCATGATAAAAAGGGCACCCCTCAGCGGCCCAATCGAAGTGGAGATCCGCGGGTCCAGGGTGGCCCTGGGAAGGGACATAGCAGATAACGTCTTCATAGAAACAGAAGGCTAG
- a CDS encoding ATP-binding protein has product MNCEAYYHDENMVEIFEELKQPKTLEELGLSYFFVRDLILKIMLTYGTVKTQRMTDITGIHLDILEEILGQMEKDGFCAQVGGSFLFSSVEYTLTRRGVEKARLVMEENPYIGIAPVPYERYFELMDKQLSNRFPIRIPDEVIEKTFRDVVGLSYAKECLVESCTIGKGLFVYGAPGTGKTFIISKASDLLPPLVIPRFIEFSGRVIQIYDPDFHRPCPEEPEDPRWIKIHAPFVFTGSELSLNELETTYNMNKGVYETSPIIKANGGVLLIDDLGRQRDDHEVILNRLIVPLENSKDVIYIRGVPVIFHTHFIPAFSTNLDVSIMDEAHLRRAPLHIFLRNPPVENVAEVFRRNLDEIGEEYDDEVVERIKMVYTPVADGGEGLQPSYAHARDLAQIAQAVRINMGRESVDLEVIERALDKHVLIALQRMDIDISQVHHSIRTFRIITDDPDNAERVLRLYGALTVAREDGAVLADFEDSISPSQLLEHLQNQGVGARKIEVISETKREIKKAILEHGD; this is encoded by the coding sequence ATGAACTGCGAAGCCTACTACCACGATGAGAACATGGTTGAAATCTTTGAGGAACTGAAACAGCCAAAGACGCTGGAAGAGCTGGGGTTATCCTATTTCTTCGTAAGGGACCTTATACTGAAGATAATGTTAACCTACGGGACCGTTAAAACCCAGAGAATGACGGATATAACGGGCATACACCTTGATATACTTGAAGAGATCCTGGGTCAGATGGAGAAGGACGGATTCTGCGCCCAGGTTGGGGGCAGTTTCCTGTTTTCCAGTGTCGAATACACCCTCACAAGGAGGGGTGTTGAGAAGGCCCGCCTTGTAATGGAGGAAAACCCCTACATAGGGATAGCTCCGGTGCCCTATGAGAGATACTTTGAGCTGATGGATAAGCAGCTGAGTAACCGTTTCCCCATCAGGATACCTGATGAGGTTATTGAAAAGACCTTCAGGGATGTGGTGGGACTATCCTATGCAAAGGAGTGTCTCGTGGAGTCCTGCACAATAGGTAAGGGGCTCTTTGTCTATGGAGCTCCCGGTACAGGTAAGACATTCATAATAAGCAAGGCCTCCGACCTCCTGCCTCCCCTCGTGATCCCCCGCTTCATAGAGTTCAGCGGAAGGGTTATACAGATCTATGACCCTGACTTCCACAGGCCATGCCCTGAAGAACCCGAAGACCCCAGATGGATAAAGATACACGCCCCATTCGTTTTCACGGGCTCAGAATTAAGTTTAAATGAACTGGAGACAACCTACAACATGAACAAGGGGGTCTATGAGACCTCACCCATCATAAAGGCCAATGGTGGAGTCCTTCTCATAGATGACCTTGGAAGGCAGCGGGATGACCATGAGGTGATCCTCAACCGCCTCATCGTCCCCCTGGAGAACAGTAAGGATGTAATCTATATAAGGGGTGTTCCTGTCATATTCCACACACACTTCATACCCGCCTTCTCAACAAACCTCGATGTCAGTATAATGGACGAGGCCCACCTCAGGAGGGCCCCCCTCCACATATTCCTGAGGAACCCTCCGGTTGAAAACGTCGCAGAGGTCTTCAGGCGCAACCTTGATGAAATAGGGGAGGAGTACGATGATGAGGTTGTTGAAAGGATTAAAATGGTCTACACCCCTGTTGCCGATGGTGGTGAGGGCCTCCAGCCCAGCTATGCCCATGCAAGGGACCTTGCCCAGATAGCTCAGGCAGTCAGGATCAACATGGGAAGGGAGAGTGTGGACCTTGAGGTGATTGAGAGGGCCCTTGATAAGCATGTTCTGATAGCCCTCCAGAGGATGGATATTGATATAAGCCAGGTACATCACAGCATCAGGACATTCCGTATTATTACAGACGACCCCGATAATGCCGAGAGGGTTCTAAGACTCTACGGGGCACTTACAGTTGCAAGGGAGGATGGAGCAGTCCTGGCAGACTTTGAGGACTCTATAAGTCCTTCTCAGCTCCTTGAACACCTTCAGAACCAGGGTGTAGGAGCAAGGAAGATTGAAGTCATCTCTGAAACCAAGAGGGAAATCAAGAAGGCAATACTTGAACACGGTGACTGA
- a CDS encoding acetate uptake transporter — MRETEVVISDKTANPAPLGLLGFGITTILLNLHNAGLFPINSMILAMGFAYGGIAQILASVMEYRKGNTFGTVAFGSYGLFWWSLVLLLVIPNLKFLETSGTAAASADPVAMASYLFMWGLFTLLMFIATLKLKRGIQVIFISLAVLFFLLTAGEITGSALITAVAGYEGIFTGAAAMYVGLAEVINETHGRDILPT; from the coding sequence ATGCGTGAAACAGAAGTGGTTATATCAGATAAAACCGCCAACCCGGCACCCCTGGGACTTCTGGGATTTGGTATAACCACCATACTGCTGAACCTGCACAATGCAGGTCTTTTTCCCATAAACAGTATGATACTTGCAATGGGGTTCGCCTATGGTGGTATAGCCCAGATACTTGCAAGTGTGATGGAATACAGAAAGGGCAACACCTTCGGTACGGTTGCATTCGGATCCTATGGTCTGTTCTGGTGGTCACTGGTACTCCTCCTGGTGATCCCGAACCTCAAGTTTCTTGAAACATCAGGAACCGCAGCAGCCAGTGCCGACCCGGTTGCAATGGCATCCTACCTCTTCATGTGGGGACTGTTCACCCTGCTGATGTTCATAGCAACCCTGAAACTCAAAAGGGGCATCCAGGTGATATTCATAAGCCTCGCGGTGCTCTTCTTCCTGCTCACTGCAGGCGAAATCACGGGTTCAGCCCTTATAACAGCTGTGGCAGGTTATGAGGGTATATTCACAGGGGCAGCCGCCATGTACGTGGGTCTTGCAGAGGTTATAAACGAGACCCATGGAAGGGACATCCTCCCCACCTGA